The genome window CAGGCGAACCCGGTAGGCATCGAAGGCGCCAGCTGGCACCATCGCCGTTTCCTCGCCCAGCACGTAGAGCACCATCTCCGTCACCGAGTTCGTTCCCGCGCTGTACATCCAGAAGTTCCACCCCGCCCCTTTGGCCCACGGCAGGGAGGGAAGCAGCGCCTGCACTGAGTTGTCGTCCACCGTACCCGTTGGCACGGTGGTGTCGACGGTGAAGTGCTTCGGCCCGGTGGAGGTGACCGCGTCGACGGTGCCGGTCACCCGTCCATTCGCGTAGGCGATGTTGATGCCGCCGGGAGTGTCGCGCACCTTGCCCGACTGGGTCACCCGCCGCGGCTCACCGGACTTGGTCATTTCCACCGTGGTGATCTGCGACATGGCCGTGCCGATGGTGGTGTTCTCATGCGTCACGAAGCCGTCGCCCTGCTTCTCAATCCCCCAGACGCTGGTGCCCATCGGCTGATTGTTGACCAGCACGGTCATGCTGTCCCGGTGCGGGATGAGCCGCTTCGCCTCCACGGGCAGGGGCCGCGCCAGTGAGGCATCGGCCGCCGGCGCCGGGTCCTGGGCATGGGCGGGCGCGGAGAGCGCGAGGGCAAGTGCGCCGAGGGCAGCGAGGGTGTGACGCATCACGACAGGCTCCTGGTGGCGTTCAGCGAGTGAGAGTGGGAAAGAGCCGAAGGCTCGTCTCGGACAAAATAGCGCGCTGTACCTCGGGCGGCAGCGGCAGCGCACGGAAGGCGTCGAGGTTCTTGCGCAGGTCGTGGACGCCGGGACTCGGCCAGTCGGTGCCCCAGATCGTCTTGTGGGAAATATCTGTCAGCCGGGGAAAGTACTCGAGGAGCCGCGCCGGCGGGATGCCGGACAGCTCCAGGAAGACGTTCGGATGACGGCGGAGCACGAAGAACGCCTCCTCCATCCAGAGCGGCCGCCCGCCGTGCGCCATGACGATCGTCAGCTTGGGATAGTCGATGGCCACGTCGTCGATTTCCATCGGGTTGCCCCACTTCGAACGCGCGCCCGGAAAGATGCTGGTGCCGGTGTGGATCAGGACCGGCAGTTGCCGCTCCTCGCACCGCCGGTAGATCCGGCCCAGCGCCTCCAGTCCCTCGGTGTATGCGTTGGCGGGATACATCTGGTGGGGCGGATGGATCTTGAGGCAGCGAATGCCCATGGCAATCAGGCGATCGACGTCCCCTTCGGGAT of Gemmatimonadales bacterium contains these proteins:
- a CDS encoding amidohydrolase family protein translates to MTYPVSDMHIHIQPWRQLKPAVADVMRVGKEAHWDRLIALMDDPQALLEVMDASGVWRVALINYPSPDLMGFDDSTNEFSARYAEADPERILPYGGVHARFTTDPEGDVDRLIAMGIRCLKIHPPHQMYPANAYTEGLEALGRIYRRCEERQLPVLIHTGTSIFPGARSKWGNPMEIDDVAIDYPKLTIVMAHGGRPLWMEEAFFVLRRHPNVFLELSGIPPARLLEYFPRLTDISHKTIWGTDWPSPGVHDLRKNLDAFRALPLPPEVQRAILSETSLRLFPTLTR